A single window of Haliotis asinina isolate JCU_RB_2024 chromosome 5, JCU_Hal_asi_v2, whole genome shotgun sequence DNA harbors:
- the LOC137284787 gene encoding neuronal acetylcholine receptor subunit beta-3-like isoform X1 yields the protein MTSQCISYFNAVLLTAILYFSHGEAASRADLSDEKLLIRTLLEDYAKLGKMGRPVKQQNDTLPIYYGLSLIQILDLDERNQILSTNVWASYQWTDMYLKWNVSDYNITTVRVPTDSIWMPDIKLYNYADTRLEEKRDALAVISHDGGVVWIPQAVFKSSCSIDIRHFPFDVQTCVLKFGSWTYDGSKLDLEFLYDVIGFEMTDYIPSNEWDILDSSAKKNVKYYPCCPEPYVDLTFTLKISRKVAFYNYILILPCVLLSSLTLVLFWLPPESPAKMQLGMNIFVAFFVLLLLLAESTPPAASSIPLIGAYYCLNMILITLSTLLSVIVVNLYFRGSRTTVPRLLKKVMLDGFARIFCMRNQLVDRGEEDHIAATTALHVKINREKKHSDFKYDRVGCYELQTEESWRGMANGNSVLNSSGEADASFGHQFSALEAEVKDIRRLMKLMWDKSSHREEKERLAREWKVMALVLDRLFFFLYLIAIFASAFTIFETTMDKTAE from the exons GTCGAGCTGACCTGTCTGACGAGAAACTGTTGATACGGACGTTGCTGGAGGACTATGCCAAGCTGGGTAAGATGGGGCGACCGGTGAAGCAGCAGAACGACACTTTGCCCATCTACTATGGCCTCAGTCTTATACAGATCCTCGACCTGGATGAACGCAACCAGATCCTCAGTACCAACGTCTGGGCGTCCTAT CAATGGACGGACATGTACCTGAAATGGAACGTCAGTGACTACAATATTACAACTGTGCGGGTGCCCACTGATTCTATATGGATGCCTGACATCAAACTGTATAACTA CGCCGATACTCGACTGGAAGAAAAGAGAGACGCTTTAGCTGTCATCTCGCATGATGGAGGAGTCGTATGGATACCACAAGCTGTCTTCAAGAGTTCCTGCTCTATTGATATTCGCCATTTCCCCTTCGACGTTCAGACATGCGTATTGAAGTTTGGTTCTTGGACATATGATGGATCTAAGTTGGACCTGGAATTCTTATATGATGTGATAGGTTTTGAAATGACAGATTATATTCCAAGCAACGAATGGGATATTCTAGATTCTTCAGCTAAGAAGAATGTGAAATATTACCCGTGTTGTCCAGAGCCGTATGTTGACCTGACGTTCACCCTGAAGATCAGCAGGAAGGTGGCGTTCTACAACTACATCCTCATCCTGCCCTGCGTTCTCCTCTCTTCACTCACCCTCGTCCTCTTCTGGCTTCCCCCAGAGTCCCCGGCTAAAATGCAGCTAG GAATGAATATTTTCGTGGCTTTCTTtgtgttgttgctgctgctggctGAATCAACACCCCCAGCAGCGTCCTCCATCCCCCTGATCG GTGCATACTACTGTCTCAACATGATATTAATCACGCTTTCAACACTACTGTCAGTCATCGTGGTCAACCTGTACTTCCGGGGATCACGGACAACTGTTCCACGTCTTTTGAAGAAG GTGATGTTGGACGGATTTGCGCGTATCTTCTGTATGCGGAACCAGCTGGTAGACAGAGGGGAAGAGGACCATATCGCGGCCACCACTGCCCTTCACGTGAAAATCAACCGTGAGAAGAAACACAGTGACTTCAAGTATGACCGAGTGGGTTGTTACGAGCTCCAGACAGAAGAGAGCTGGCGTGGTATGGCTAACGGTAACAGCGTGCTTAATTCATCAGGAGAGGCTGATGCATCTTTCGGACACCAGTTTTCTGCTCTGGAGGCGGAGGTAAAAGACATAAGGCGACTTATGAAACTGATGTGGGATAAATCCTCACACAGAGAAGAAAAGGAGAGACTTGCTCGGGAGTGGAAGGTCATGGCGCTAGTGCTTGATCGTCTCTTCTTCTTTCTGTATCTCATAGCCATATTTGCTTCAGCGTTCACAATATTTGAAACGACGATGGACAAAACAGCTGAATAA
- the LOC137284787 gene encoding neuronal acetylcholine receptor subunit alpha-5-like isoform X2: protein MTLFTVYRQCVVYLGLSLIGRADLSDEKLLIRTLLEDYAKLGKMGRPVKQQNDTLPIYYGLSLIQILDLDERNQILSTNVWASYQWTDMYLKWNVSDYNITTVRVPTDSIWMPDIKLYNYADTRLEEKRDALAVISHDGGVVWIPQAVFKSSCSIDIRHFPFDVQTCVLKFGSWTYDGSKLDLEFLYDVIGFEMTDYIPSNEWDILDSSAKKNVKYYPCCPEPYVDLTFTLKISRKVAFYNYILILPCVLLSSLTLVLFWLPPESPAKMQLGMNIFVAFFVLLLLLAESTPPAASSIPLIGAYYCLNMILITLSTLLSVIVVNLYFRGSRTTVPRLLKKVMLDGFARIFCMRNQLVDRGEEDHIAATTALHVKINREKKHSDFKYDRVGCYELQTEESWRGMANGNSVLNSSGEADASFGHQFSALEAEVKDIRRLMKLMWDKSSHREEKERLAREWKVMALVLDRLFFFLYLIAIFASAFTIFETTMDKTAE, encoded by the exons GTCGAGCTGACCTGTCTGACGAGAAACTGTTGATACGGACGTTGCTGGAGGACTATGCCAAGCTGGGTAAGATGGGGCGACCGGTGAAGCAGCAGAACGACACTTTGCCCATCTACTATGGCCTCAGTCTTATACAGATCCTCGACCTGGATGAACGCAACCAGATCCTCAGTACCAACGTCTGGGCGTCCTAT CAATGGACGGACATGTACCTGAAATGGAACGTCAGTGACTACAATATTACAACTGTGCGGGTGCCCACTGATTCTATATGGATGCCTGACATCAAACTGTATAACTA CGCCGATACTCGACTGGAAGAAAAGAGAGACGCTTTAGCTGTCATCTCGCATGATGGAGGAGTCGTATGGATACCACAAGCTGTCTTCAAGAGTTCCTGCTCTATTGATATTCGCCATTTCCCCTTCGACGTTCAGACATGCGTATTGAAGTTTGGTTCTTGGACATATGATGGATCTAAGTTGGACCTGGAATTCTTATATGATGTGATAGGTTTTGAAATGACAGATTATATTCCAAGCAACGAATGGGATATTCTAGATTCTTCAGCTAAGAAGAATGTGAAATATTACCCGTGTTGTCCAGAGCCGTATGTTGACCTGACGTTCACCCTGAAGATCAGCAGGAAGGTGGCGTTCTACAACTACATCCTCATCCTGCCCTGCGTTCTCCTCTCTTCACTCACCCTCGTCCTCTTCTGGCTTCCCCCAGAGTCCCCGGCTAAAATGCAGCTAG GAATGAATATTTTCGTGGCTTTCTTtgtgttgttgctgctgctggctGAATCAACACCCCCAGCAGCGTCCTCCATCCCCCTGATCG GTGCATACTACTGTCTCAACATGATATTAATCACGCTTTCAACACTACTGTCAGTCATCGTGGTCAACCTGTACTTCCGGGGATCACGGACAACTGTTCCACGTCTTTTGAAGAAG GTGATGTTGGACGGATTTGCGCGTATCTTCTGTATGCGGAACCAGCTGGTAGACAGAGGGGAAGAGGACCATATCGCGGCCACCACTGCCCTTCACGTGAAAATCAACCGTGAGAAGAAACACAGTGACTTCAAGTATGACCGAGTGGGTTGTTACGAGCTCCAGACAGAAGAGAGCTGGCGTGGTATGGCTAACGGTAACAGCGTGCTTAATTCATCAGGAGAGGCTGATGCATCTTTCGGACACCAGTTTTCTGCTCTGGAGGCGGAGGTAAAAGACATAAGGCGACTTATGAAACTGATGTGGGATAAATCCTCACACAGAGAAGAAAAGGAGAGACTTGCTCGGGAGTGGAAGGTCATGGCGCTAGTGCTTGATCGTCTCTTCTTCTTTCTGTATCTCATAGCCATATTTGCTTCAGCGTTCACAATATTTGAAACGACGATGGACAAAACAGCTGAATAA